Proteins from a genomic interval of Zingiber officinale cultivar Zhangliang chromosome 1B, Zo_v1.1, whole genome shotgun sequence:
- the LOC121982502 gene encoding uncharacterized protein LOC121982502, giving the protein MARKGSTAMHHRGQGRPRKQPTVSMGPKPAGQETEFTGNPNEVDSGNSDRNPPTSTREHELRTPGVPPSIPAPDTTGWVMDRARIPLLTKSVKDRTTLFHGGADPWAARSWLKNLEGTFWYTKCTDEEKVELAAYHLRDQAITWWDMQKSIFGEQRITWQMYRKAFERQYFPVTFCLARHQEFLNLKQGDRSVMEYNAKFSRLAEFCPHLVAQDYDRMHQFTQGLAAYIRLKMSGFPGSSYREVLDRALFIEMTQQQVNLEKSNTKQVTQKKEKRGQSSQVTSGGSSPPQKTRRTSDGGSRSPQRDWKNDSRGTRCFQCGSKGHLKPNCPLDHSICFYCKLSGHESRNCTMKAQLETTKDTTQGGRPTQPRQQKGPQRTQNASYQLQLPGPQGKVYHIQSQEYLVMPATTQYSTAASPYQTYPVQQDPALPSQPYSAFQPPTQPQYPQQQQVTLLRFHVSLL; this is encoded by the coding sequence ATGGCACGAAAAGGGTCGACTGCTATGCATCACCGTGGACAGGGTCGACCACGAAAACAACCCACGGTATCGATGGGCCCCAAACCTGCTGGCCAAGAGACGGAGTTTACAGGAAACCCGAATGAGGTTGATTCAGGTAACAGTGATCGGAATCCTCCAACCTCTACTAGGGAGCATGAGTTACGGACGCCGGGAGTACCACCTTCTATACCTGCTCCAGACACTACTGGTTGGGTGATGGATAGAGCCCGAATACCCTTGTTGACCAAGTCTGTGAAAGATCGAACTACTCTGTTCCATGGGGGTGCTGACCCTTGGGCGGCTCGTAGCTGGTTGAAGAACTTGGAGGGCACATTTTGGTACACGAAGTGTACAGATGAAGAGAAGGTGGAGTTGGCCGCATATCATCTTCGGGATCAAGCTATCACTTGGTGGGACATGCAGAAGTCGATCTTTGGAGAACAACGTATCACGTGGCAGATGTACCGGAAGGCATTTGAGAGACAGTATTTCCCGGTTACATTTTGTCTAGCCCGTCATCAGGAGTTTCTGAACCTCAAGCAAGGTGACCGTtctgtgatggagtataatgcaaaATTCAGTAGACTGGCTGAGTTTTGTCCTCATCTGGTGGCTCAGGATTATGATCGGATGCATCAGTTTACGCAAGGACTTGCGGCATACATACGACTCAAGATGTCAGGATTTCCAGGTAGTTCTTATCGGGAGGTGTTAGATCGGGCGTTATTcattgagatgactcagcagcaaGTGAACCTGGAGAAAAGTAATACTAAACAAGTGACACAGAAGAAGGAAAAAAGAGGCCAGAGCTCACAGGTTACCTCTGGAGGGTCCTCTCCACCTCAGAAGACAAGGCGAACCTCGGATGGGGGTTCTCGTTCCCCTCAACGAGATTGGAAGAATGATAGTAGAGGGACTAGATGTTTCCAGTGCGGCTCGAAAGGTCACCTCAAACCTAATTGTCCATTGGACCACTCGATATGCTTTTATTGTAAGCTTTCGGGCCATGAGAGTCGAAATTGCACTATGAAGGCTCAATTAGAGACGACTAAAGATACCACTCAGGGAGGGCGACCCACCCAGCCACGACAGCAGAAAGGACCTCAGAGGACTCAGAACGCTTCATATCAGCTGCAACTGCCGGGGCCCCAGGGAAAAGTATACCATATCCAGAGTCAGGAGTATCTAGTGATGCCAGCGACCACGCAGTACTCTACTGCGGCGTCCCCTTATCAGACATATCCGGTACAGCAAGACCCTGCACTTCCATCTCAGCCTTATTCGGCATTCCAACCGCCGACTCAGCCTCAGTACCCGCAGCAGCAGCAGGTGACGCTCCTCCGATTCCACGTCAGCCTACTTTAA